The following are encoded in a window of Deltaproteobacteria bacterium genomic DNA:
- a CDS encoding cupin domain-containing protein, which produces MSYFSSTCRVLGEGQLTAWTLHRTALSSLDLLEYPAGEFELRVEVEQSACVLSGSATVDLADGRFLRLGPGDAMYLPRGMQGRWIVRETLRTVAVRNS; this is translated from the coding sequence ATGTCTTACTTCTCCTCGACTTGCCGCGTTCTCGGGGAGGGGCAGCTGACGGCCTGGACCCTGCACCGAACGGCCCTCTCGTCGCTCGACCTGCTCGAGTACCCGGCCGGAGAGTTCGAACTCCGGGTCGAGGTGGAGCAGAGCGCCTGCGTCCTTTCCGGCTCGGCCACGGTGGACTTGGCCGACGGCCGGTTCCTCCGGCTCGGGCCCGGGGACGCCATGTACCTGCCACGAGGCATGCAAGGCCGCTGGATCGTGCGTGAAACGCTGCGCACGGT